The proteins below come from a single Pyramidobacter porci genomic window:
- a CDS encoding sugar ABC transporter ATP-binding protein, translated as MGGEPLLRVEQIGKAYFGNRVLKNISFSLGKGRILGLVGENGAGKSTLMNILFGMNVIAETGGYEGKFYISGKEADFRSPNDALEAGIGMVHQEFSLIPGFSVTENIVLNRESLVYNPLVEAFGDRLKTLNRADMKLRAEEAIKKLNFSLDGETLISELPVGHKEFTEIAREIDKSKTQLLVLDEPTAVLTESEAEILLDSMRRLAKNGIAIIFISHRLREVMEVCDDIVVLRDGEVVLTTEPSKTTVREIASSMVGRNIEKAAQGDAEERKFGREILKVRNLWVDMPGETVRDVNLDIKEGEIFGIGGLAGQGKLGISNGIMGLYASGGAVEFDSKAVQLNDPTSPLSMGISSVSEDRRGVGLLLDESIAWNIIFTSLQNQKRFLKPSCGGLVKVRDDNAILECARKYIQELEIKCVSPKQRVRELSGGNQQKICLAKAFETHPRLLFVSEPTRGIDVGAKKVVLDTLKRYNRELGMTIVMISSELEELRSICDRIAIIDKGTVVGIKPASASSEEFGYLMLGTSEEAANQ; from the coding sequence ATGGGAGGAGAACCTTTGCTTCGTGTGGAACAAATAGGCAAAGCCTATTTTGGGAATCGAGTTCTTAAGAATATTTCGTTCAGCCTGGGCAAGGGGCGGATCCTTGGTCTGGTCGGGGAGAACGGCGCGGGAAAGTCGACGCTGATGAACATTCTGTTCGGCATGAATGTGATCGCCGAGACGGGAGGCTACGAGGGGAAGTTTTACATCAGCGGCAAGGAAGCTGATTTCCGCAGCCCGAACGATGCGCTGGAGGCCGGCATCGGCATGGTCCATCAGGAATTTTCGCTGATTCCTGGCTTTTCGGTCACGGAGAATATCGTTCTCAATCGCGAGTCTCTCGTTTACAATCCTCTGGTTGAAGCTTTCGGCGATCGCCTGAAGACGCTGAACCGCGCCGACATGAAACTCCGCGCCGAAGAGGCGATCAAAAAGCTGAATTTCTCGCTCGACGGCGAGACGCTTATTTCCGAACTTCCCGTCGGGCATAAAGAGTTCACCGAAATCGCCCGCGAGATCGACAAGAGCAAAACGCAGCTTCTGGTTCTCGACGAACCCACGGCCGTCTTGACCGAGAGCGAAGCGGAGATCCTGCTTGATTCGATGCGCCGTCTGGCCAAAAACGGCATCGCGATCATTTTCATCTCGCACCGCCTGCGCGAGGTCATGGAAGTCTGCGACGACATCGTCGTTCTGCGCGACGGAGAAGTGGTGCTGACGACGGAGCCGTCGAAAACGACCGTGCGCGAGATCGCCAGCAGCATGGTGGGACGCAACATTGAAAAGGCGGCTCAGGGCGATGCGGAGGAGCGCAAGTTCGGGCGGGAAATCCTGAAGGTCCGCAATCTATGGGTCGATATGCCCGGTGAAACGGTGCGCGATGTCAATCTCGACATCAAGGAAGGCGAAATCTTTGGTATCGGCGGTCTGGCCGGACAGGGAAAACTTGGCATCTCGAACGGCATTATGGGGCTTTATGCGTCTGGAGGAGCGGTGGAATTCGACAGCAAGGCCGTACAGCTGAACGACCCAACCTCGCCCTTGTCGATGGGAATCTCCTCGGTTTCCGAGGATCGCCGCGGCGTCGGTTTGCTGCTCGACGAATCGATCGCGTGGAATATCATCTTTACGTCATTGCAGAATCAGAAACGTTTTCTCAAGCCGTCGTGCGGCGGTCTGGTCAAGGTTCGCGACGACAACGCTATTTTGGAATGCGCCAGAAAGTACATTCAGGAGCTGGAGATCAAGTGCGTCAGCCCGAAACAGCGCGTGCGCGAGCTCTCCGGCGGAAATCAGCAGAAGATCTGTCTGGCCAAAGCTTTCGAGACGCATCCGAGACTGCTTTTCGTTTCGGAACCGACGCGCGGCATCGACGTCGGCGCGAAAAAAGTCGTGCTCGATACGTTGAAGAGGTACAACCGCGAACTCGGCATGACCATCGTGATGATCTCTTCCGAACTGGAAGAGCTGCGTTCGATCTGCGACCGCATCGCGATCATCGACAAGGGAACGGTCGTCGGCATCAAGCCCGCTTCCGCTTCCTCGGAGGAGTTCGGCTATCTGATGCTTGGTACCAGCGAGGAGGCTGCGAATCAATGA
- a CDS encoding ABC transporter permease subunit encodes MKDIKNFIEDVGWPRILIALFLLSLFVLAPFVGVRLDASINDTLVRFGMNGVMVLAMVPMVQSGCGLNFGLPLGIIAGLLGAVTSVELEVTGLPGILTAMLIATPIAIVLGWCYGLLLNKVKGSEMMIATYVGFSSVALMCIMWLVLPYKSPNMVWGYAGKGLRTTISIEAFWQNAISGIGAFRINEFLAFPTGMFLFFLLLCCVMSLFMRTRTGTAMTIVGSNPDYARASGVNIDKMRTLSVILSTWLGAIGIIMYEQCFGFVQLYMGPFYMAFPAVAAILIGGASVKKANIVNVIVGTILFQGILTMTPSVINSMIQTDMSEVIRIIVSNGMILYALTRVTKVRS; translated from the coding sequence ATGAAAGACATCAAGAATTTTATCGAGGATGTTGGCTGGCCGCGAATCCTCATCGCGTTATTCCTGCTCTCGTTATTTGTGCTTGCCCCGTTTGTCGGCGTCCGTCTTGACGCGTCGATCAACGACACTTTGGTGCGTTTTGGCATGAACGGCGTCATGGTGCTGGCCATGGTGCCGATGGTCCAGTCGGGCTGCGGCCTCAACTTCGGTCTGCCACTCGGCATCATCGCCGGACTGCTTGGTGCCGTGACGAGCGTCGAGCTCGAAGTCACCGGACTGCCGGGCATCCTCACCGCCATGCTGATCGCCACGCCCATCGCCATTGTGCTGGGATGGTGCTACGGGCTTCTGCTCAACAAGGTCAAAGGCAGCGAGATGATGATCGCCACCTACGTGGGCTTTTCGTCCGTCGCTTTGATGTGCATCATGTGGCTGGTATTGCCTTACAAGAGCCCGAACATGGTCTGGGGCTATGCCGGCAAGGGACTGCGCACGACCATCTCCATCGAAGCTTTCTGGCAGAACGCCATCAGCGGCATCGGCGCGTTTCGCATCAACGAGTTCTTGGCGTTTCCCACGGGAATGTTTCTCTTCTTCCTGCTGCTGTGCTGCGTGATGTCCCTTTTTATGCGGACCCGCACCGGAACGGCCATGACCATCGTCGGTTCCAATCCCGATTATGCCCGCGCCAGCGGCGTGAACATCGACAAGATGCGCACGCTGTCGGTCATCCTTTCTACGTGGCTGGGCGCGATCGGCATCATCATGTACGAACAGTGCTTCGGTTTCGTTCAGCTTTATATGGGGCCTTTTTACATGGCGTTTCCAGCTGTGGCCGCGATCCTGATCGGCGGCGCCTCCGTGAAAAAAGCCAACATCGTCAACGTGATCGTCGGAACGATCCTGTTCCAGGGGATTCTGACGATGACGCCGTCGGTTATCAACAGCATGATCCAGACCGATATGTCTGAAGTCATTCGTATCATTGTGTCGAATGGCATGATCCTGTACGCTCTGACTCGTGTGACGAAGGTGAGATCCTGA
- a CDS encoding ABC transporter permease has product MNNTNKFKMFLIRNAVPIVFLVVSAIAIPISRFSLDYLVQEMLIRLSRNSFLVLSLLVPIMAGMGLNFGMVLGAMAGQLGLIFVSDWNVVGLNGMVLAAVIATPLAIFFGWICGVVLNKARGREMVTSYILGFFMNGVYQLAVLYGFGSIVPITNTKLVLSRGYGIRNTINLDSIRRCLDDLIPLEIFGIQIPVATFIVIGLFCLFIVWFRKTKLGQDMRATGQDMGVADSAGIPVLRTRVISIVISTVLACYGQIIFLQNVGTMNTYNSHEQAGVFAIASLLVGGASVSRASILNVFVGVILFHLMFVVSPMAGKYLTGDAQIGEFFRVFVSYGIISLALVLHAWRRHADREIARAQFRGQNADGGTKK; this is encoded by the coding sequence ATGAACAATACGAATAAATTCAAGATGTTCCTGATCAGGAACGCGGTGCCCATTGTCTTTCTCGTCGTGAGCGCGATTGCAATTCCCATTTCTCGGTTTTCGCTCGACTATCTGGTTCAGGAGATGCTGATCCGCCTGTCGCGCAACTCGTTCCTCGTCCTTTCGCTGCTCGTCCCCATTATGGCGGGAATGGGGCTGAACTTCGGCATGGTCCTGGGGGCTATGGCGGGGCAGCTCGGGCTGATCTTCGTCAGCGACTGGAACGTTGTCGGCCTGAACGGCATGGTGCTCGCCGCGGTCATCGCCACGCCGCTGGCGATCTTTTTCGGCTGGATCTGCGGCGTTGTCCTGAACAAGGCCCGCGGCCGCGAGATGGTCACTTCCTATATTCTGGGATTTTTCATGAACGGCGTTTACCAGCTGGCGGTTTTGTACGGATTTGGCAGCATCGTGCCGATTACGAACACGAAACTCGTGCTGTCGAGAGGATACGGAATCAGAAACACGATCAACCTCGACAGCATTCGCCGTTGTCTTGACGACTTGATTCCGCTTGAAATCTTTGGAATTCAGATTCCCGTCGCAACGTTTATCGTCATTGGCCTCTTCTGCCTGTTTATCGTTTGGTTCCGCAAGACCAAACTGGGGCAGGACATGCGCGCGACCGGACAGGACATGGGCGTGGCCGATTCGGCGGGCATTCCCGTGCTGCGCACCCGCGTCATTTCCATTGTGATCTCGACGGTGCTGGCCTGCTACGGGCAGATTATTTTCCTGCAAAACGTCGGGACGATGAACACCTACAACAGTCACGAACAGGCCGGCGTGTTCGCCATCGCCTCGCTGCTGGTCGGCGGCGCGAGCGTCAGCCGCGCTTCCATCTTGAACGTTTTCGTCGGCGTGATCCTGTTCCATCTGATGTTCGTCGTGTCGCCGATGGCCGGCAAATATCTGACCGGCGACGCTCAGATCGGCGAATTTTTCCGCGTCTTTGTGTCGTACGGCATCATTTCGCTGGCGCTGGTGCTTCACGCCTGGAGACGGCACGCCGATCGCGAAATTGCCCGCGCGCAGTTCCGCGGTCAGAATGCGGACGGAGGCACGAAAAAATGA
- a CDS encoding DUF6672 family protein, with amino-acid sequence MKMKRVLVNLAIIFVFAALGWYCYDHGKAYDFIVENVACQDEGQTVGAMEAVQISIDSGEGKILYADDRDQAVAIGSGTHRARIDVLDMNDKPIEGQSRVFAFKLSALGKKPVLNVPFAYRHGSPAAK; translated from the coding sequence ATGAAGATGAAAAGAGTCCTTGTGAATCTCGCGATAATTTTTGTTTTTGCGGCGCTTGGCTGGTACTGCTACGACCATGGCAAGGCTTACGACTTCATCGTCGAAAACGTCGCCTGCCAGGATGAGGGGCAGACCGTCGGGGCGATGGAGGCCGTTCAGATCTCCATCGATTCCGGAGAAGGAAAGATCCTTTATGCCGACGACCGCGACCAGGCCGTCGCGATCGGCAGCGGCACGCACAGAGCCAGAATCGATGTCCTCGATATGAACGACAAACCGATCGAAGGGCAGAGCCGGGTTTTCGCTTTCAAGCTGTCAGCGCTTGGAAAAAAGCCCGTTCTGAACGTTCCCTTTGCGTACAGGCACGGCAGTCCCGCCGCGAAATAA
- the rpsD gene encoding 30S ribosomal protein S4, protein MSKNVNRKVTPKGKIVRRLGANVFGNPKYDKLLGKKATPPGGAPRRRAKQSIYGLQLQEKQKIRLAYGVSEKQLRAVYVAAKKMDGVTGSNMLILLESRFDNVVYRLGYCVTRPQARQLVRHGHFLVNGRKVDMPGVRLNPGDVVTVRENSAEMVVLKQNLEAAAAVSKPAWLTLEGGKGTIVRLPERADIPNIADEQVVVEFYSK, encoded by the coding sequence ATGTCCAAGAATGTCAACAGAAAGGTCACTCCCAAGGGAAAGATTGTTCGCCGTCTTGGCGCCAACGTATTCGGCAACCCCAAGTACGATAAGCTGCTGGGCAAGAAGGCCACGCCTCCCGGAGGAGCGCCCCGTCGTCGTGCGAAGCAGTCCATTTATGGGCTTCAGCTTCAGGAGAAGCAGAAGATTCGTCTTGCCTACGGTGTGAGCGAGAAACAGCTTCGCGCCGTTTACGTCGCCGCCAAGAAGATGGATGGCGTTACCGGCAGCAACATGCTGATTCTGCTCGAGAGCCGCTTCGACAACGTGGTCTATCGCCTCGGCTACTGCGTCACCCGTCCTCAGGCCCGTCAGCTTGTTCGTCACGGTCATTTCCTCGTGAACGGCCGCAAGGTCGATATGCCCGGCGTGCGTCTCAATCCCGGCGACGTCGTCACCGTTCGCGAGAACAGCGCCGAGATGGTGGTTCTCAAGCAGAACCTCGAAGCGGCGGCAGCGGTTTCCAAGCCCGCGTGGCTGACTCTCGAAGGCGGCAAGGGAACGATCGTTCGTCTGCCCGAACGGGCGGATATCCCCAACATCGCCGACGAGCAGGTCGTCGTCGAGTTCTACTCCAAGTAA
- the gpmA gene encoding 2,3-diphosphoglycerate-dependent phosphoglycerate mutase: MTYKIILLRHGESQWNRENRFTGWTDVPLSEKGIEEARSAGQLMREEGFVFDKAYTSCLKRAIKTLWLALEELDQMWIPVVKDWRLNERHYGALQGYNKAEMAEKAGEAQVKLWRRSYDVPPPPLTRDDPRYPGNDPRYVNLSPAELPTTECLKDTVARVLPYWNEVICPEIAAGRRLIVAAHGNSLRALVKYLDGIGDEEIVGLNIPTGIPLLYELDENLRPVSHRYLGDPEAAKAAAEAVANQARRK, from the coding sequence ATGACTTATAAGATAATTCTCCTGCGTCACGGCGAGAGTCAATGGAACAGAGAAAATCGTTTCACCGGCTGGACCGACGTGCCGCTGTCGGAGAAAGGAATCGAAGAAGCGCGTTCCGCCGGGCAGCTCATGAGGGAAGAGGGCTTTGTGTTCGACAAAGCTTACACGTCCTGCCTCAAGCGCGCCATCAAGACGCTGTGGCTCGCCCTGGAAGAACTTGACCAGATGTGGATCCCCGTCGTCAAAGACTGGCGTTTGAATGAACGCCATTACGGCGCTCTGCAGGGATACAACAAGGCCGAAATGGCCGAAAAAGCGGGCGAAGCCCAGGTGAAACTGTGGCGCCGCAGCTACGACGTGCCGCCGCCCCCCCTGACGCGCGACGATCCTCGGTATCCCGGCAACGACCCACGGTACGTGAATCTGAGCCCGGCCGAACTGCCCACGACCGAATGTCTGAAAGACACCGTCGCCCGCGTGCTGCCCTACTGGAACGAGGTGATCTGTCCGGAGATCGCGGCAGGGCGACGGCTGATCGTCGCGGCGCACGGCAACAGCCTCAGGGCGCTGGTCAAATACCTTGACGGCATCGGCGACGAGGAGATCGTCGGGCTCAACATCCCCACGGGGATCCCTCTGCTTTACGAGCTGGACGAAAATCTGCGCCCCGTTTCGCATCGTTACCTCGGCGATCCCGAAGCCGCGAAGGCCGCGGCGGAAGCCGTTGCCAATCAGGCCCGAAGAAAGTAA
- a CDS encoding lysophospholipid acyltransferase family protein, translating to MQNFYWYVICALKAIFCRLPHKTAVRLGDLLGRVMWLVCKSRVDKAEVRCVRALGVGVTPARRIVLASYRNIGRAVAETLRLPKIAATVERYVALQGEENLRQALARGRGVILLLGHLDNWEIANICVSKKYPLNVVAANQRDQRITDLLMKLRSLAGSRNVQKGQGLKGAIRCLRNGEVLCVLHDQDAKERGLVVPFLGLPASTPTGVAKLAAKFGAAVVPTHIVREPDGFTHRVIFETALAELSGAVFGENEESCLKMCNDRISSWIRERPGQWLLWLYPRWASTVPGDR from the coding sequence ATGCAGAATTTTTACTGGTACGTGATTTGCGCTCTCAAAGCGATTTTTTGCCGACTGCCGCACAAAACGGCGGTCCGGTTGGGCGACTTGTTGGGAAGGGTCATGTGGCTGGTCTGCAAAAGCAGAGTCGACAAGGCGGAAGTGCGCTGCGTGCGCGCGCTGGGCGTCGGCGTCACACCGGCGCGTCGGATCGTCCTCGCCTCTTACCGCAATATCGGCAGGGCTGTGGCGGAAACGCTGCGCCTTCCCAAGATCGCGGCGACTGTCGAACGATATGTCGCTTTGCAGGGCGAAGAAAACCTTCGTCAGGCGCTTGCCCGCGGCCGCGGCGTCATCCTCCTGCTGGGACATCTCGACAACTGGGAGATCGCCAACATCTGCGTGTCGAAAAAATATCCGCTCAACGTCGTCGCGGCGAATCAGCGTGATCAGCGCATCACCGACCTGCTCATGAAGCTTCGTTCATTGGCCGGTTCGCGGAACGTGCAGAAAGGGCAGGGGTTGAAAGGCGCGATCCGCTGCTTGCGAAACGGCGAAGTGCTGTGCGTTCTTCACGATCAGGATGCCAAGGAACGGGGGCTTGTCGTCCCCTTCCTGGGGCTGCCGGCCAGCACGCCGACGGGCGTGGCCAAACTGGCCGCGAAGTTCGGCGCGGCCGTGGTGCCGACGCACATCGTACGGGAACCCGACGGCTTTACCCATCGGGTGATTTTCGAGACGGCGCTCGCGGAGCTCTCCGGAGCCGTGTTCGGCGAAAACGAAGAAAGCTGTCTGAAAATGTGCAACGACCGCATCAGCTCCTGGATCCGCGAGCGTCCCGGACAATGGCTGTTGTGGCTTTATCCGCGCTGGGCCAGCACGGTGCCGGGGGATCGCTGA
- a CDS encoding RuvC family protein, with protein sequence MYLGIDPGRQKFGWALGDAEGTLVASGIVPAERLEDFVLKAARFCKGCEEWLLEGKLPEGGKIAKVFCGDGTGHARFVRELARHFEVALVEELNTTLEARSLYWDMHPPRGLKRLVPLSLLMPPRCLDDLAAFCILRRALAADAD encoded by the coding sequence ATGTATTTGGGCATCGATCCGGGACGGCAGAAATTCGGCTGGGCGCTTGGCGACGCTGAAGGCACGCTTGTGGCGTCGGGGATCGTGCCGGCGGAAAGGCTTGAGGATTTCGTCCTGAAAGCCGCTCGCTTCTGCAAAGGCTGCGAAGAATGGCTGCTCGAGGGAAAACTTCCCGAAGGCGGAAAGATCGCCAAAGTCTTCTGCGGCGACGGCACCGGCCACGCACGCTTTGTGCGGGAACTGGCGCGCCATTTTGAAGTGGCGCTTGTCGAAGAACTGAACACGACGCTGGAAGCGCGTAGTCTGTACTGGGACATGCATCCGCCGCGGGGGCTGAAACGGCTCGTGCCGCTCTCGCTGCTGATGCCGCCGCGCTGCCTCGACGATCTGGCGGCGTTCTGCATCCTGCGTCGGGCGCTTGCCGCCGACGCCGACTGA
- a CDS encoding chloride channel protein has translation MKKDNRGIRVFLEEFVLCYAVIKWTALAVLSGLVVGGAVSLFVELLEFSIGVAGKLTGIWHYAILPLGLTASTLMVHYLAPDASGHGTEKVVEAVHERAGQIDVKVVPVKMITTIVTVAAGGSAGKEGPATQIAAGLTSTLARLLKFNDLDKKKLVVCGVSAGFAAVFGTPVAGAVFALEVLYIGQIFYDVLFASFLSGVVAWRTALLLGLKYSFFPVAEHLPLFSPQNFLWTLAAGVFFGLVSLCFIEIMNFSEKWFHDLKTPLTVKALIGSALILILTWCVGDSYFGLSEAGMVSVLHGGRVSPWAWLWKILMTVLTLSCGGSGGVVTPIFFIGASAGAAFASFFGLNTIAYASWGLVGVLAGSANAPLASTIMAVELLGGQAAPFAAVVSVTAFMIVGHRSVYPSQLLQRSKSSLLDVPERGRRIDRNLTVPVPERSPVLGHLSLRMKRKK, from the coding sequence TTGAAGAAGGACAATAGAGGCATCCGCGTTTTTCTGGAAGAGTTCGTTCTATGTTACGCCGTGATCAAATGGACGGCGTTGGCCGTGCTGTCGGGTCTTGTCGTCGGCGGCGCGGTCAGCCTGTTCGTCGAGTTGCTCGAGTTCTCCATCGGCGTTGCGGGAAAACTGACGGGGATCTGGCATTACGCCATCCTGCCGCTGGGATTGACCGCCAGCACCCTGATGGTCCATTATCTGGCGCCGGACGCCAGCGGTCACGGCACCGAAAAAGTCGTCGAGGCCGTTCACGAGCGGGCCGGGCAGATCGACGTCAAAGTCGTGCCGGTCAAAATGATCACCACGATCGTTACCGTCGCCGCCGGCGGCTCGGCGGGCAAGGAAGGCCCGGCTACGCAGATCGCCGCCGGGCTGACTTCGACGCTGGCCAGGCTGCTGAAGTTCAACGATCTGGATAAAAAGAAGCTCGTCGTCTGCGGCGTTTCCGCCGGTTTTGCCGCCGTTTTCGGCACGCCGGTGGCCGGCGCGGTCTTCGCGCTCGAAGTCCTGTACATCGGCCAAATCTTTTACGACGTGCTCTTCGCCTCGTTCCTGAGCGGCGTCGTCGCCTGGCGCACAGCGCTGCTGCTGGGACTGAAATATTCGTTCTTCCCCGTGGCGGAGCATCTGCCGCTCTTTTCGCCGCAGAACTTCCTTTGGACCTTAGCTGCCGGCGTCTTCTTTGGCCTTGTTTCCCTGTGCTTCATCGAGATCATGAACTTCTCCGAGAAATGGTTCCATGACCTGAAAACGCCGCTGACCGTCAAGGCCCTGATCGGTTCGGCGCTGATCCTGATTTTGACCTGGTGCGTCGGCGATTCTTATTTCGGACTCAGCGAAGCGGGCATGGTCTCCGTGCTTCATGGCGGCCGCGTCTCCCCGTGGGCGTGGCTCTGGAAGATCCTCATGACCGTGCTGACGCTCTCCTGCGGCGGCAGCGGCGGCGTCGTGACGCCGATCTTCTTCATCGGCGCGTCGGCTGGCGCGGCCTTTGCCTCGTTCTTCGGGCTGAACACGATCGCCTACGCTTCTTGGGGTTTGGTCGGCGTTCTCGCGGGCAGCGCCAACGCGCCGTTGGCTTCCACGATCATGGCCGTCGAACTGCTAGGCGGCCAGGCAGCGCCGTTTGCCGCGGTCGTCAGCGTCACCGCGTTCATGATCGTCGGGCATCGCAGCGTCTATCCCAGCCAGCTCCTGCAGCGTTCCAAATCCTCTCTGCTCGACGTTCCCGAGAGGGGACGGCGCATCGATCGAAACCTGACCGTCCCCGTGCCGGAACGTTCGCCCGTGCTGGGGCATTTGTCCCTGCGCATGAAACGCAAAAAATAA